From Dethiobacter alkaliphilus AHT 1, one genomic window encodes:
- a CDS encoding YheC/YheD family endospore coat-associated protein, whose translation MNNLIKILPDEQFQNRITLSSRLVGQERKITYVRFGSRCCEVSVYVSPELAKNEALLSSNVIRALQVPLQPLYMLKIRQYEMEFGPYIGLLAFRKKANLDEYISNLTNYLYDYQSIGGAVLAFSAEGVDTEKQLIDGYIYNPDLNEWEQGLYPFPASLFKRAGMRKSLRDHFHSLLGQRIFNSYIFNKWEMHTWLSNFETTKPYLPETILYETAKDALWFLKTYNEAFIKPISGSQGEGILTAKKIGNHYVFKFREEGNIQKKIIETQEEAMAFMKRLLRKDAYIIQQPLSLLKHEDRVIDFRMLLVKDQNGKWEDFNLITRFGKSGSYVSNISDGGSAELAMSTFTGIFSLSAERAYKFRQEIAQVCIDAALNLEKCGIHVGNLGIDVAIDQDFKIWIIEINNKDPNHTISIDANDRQTFYQIKKANMLYAKFLAGFGEEQV comes from the coding sequence ATGAATAACTTAATAAAAATATTACCTGATGAACAGTTTCAAAATAGAATTACGCTAAGTTCCCGCTTAGTTGGCCAAGAACGAAAAATCACTTATGTGAGGTTTGGGAGTAGATGCTGTGAGGTTAGTGTGTACGTTTCCCCTGAACTTGCAAAGAATGAGGCCTTACTGTCAAGTAATGTTATTCGGGCACTACAGGTTCCACTTCAGCCTCTGTATATGTTGAAAATACGCCAATATGAAATGGAGTTTGGGCCCTATATTGGGTTGTTGGCTTTTAGGAAGAAGGCAAACTTAGACGAATACATCTCTAACCTGACTAATTATCTTTATGACTACCAAAGCATAGGCGGCGCTGTTTTAGCCTTTTCGGCAGAAGGCGTAGACACAGAGAAGCAATTAATTGACGGCTATATTTATAATCCAGATCTAAATGAATGGGAGCAAGGACTTTACCCGTTTCCCGCATCTTTATTTAAACGAGCGGGAATGAGAAAATCTCTTCGCGACCACTTTCATTCTTTGCTTGGGCAACGAATCTTTAATAGCTATATTTTTAATAAGTGGGAAATGCACACTTGGCTGTCCAATTTTGAGACAACAAAACCTTATTTGCCGGAGACAATCTTGTATGAAACGGCCAAAGATGCTTTGTGGTTTTTAAAAACCTACAATGAAGCATTCATTAAACCTATTTCTGGCAGTCAGGGGGAAGGAATCTTAACGGCTAAAAAAATCGGGAATCATTATGTTTTTAAGTTTAGGGAAGAAGGAAATATCCAGAAAAAAATAATTGAAACCCAAGAAGAAGCCATGGCATTTATGAAACGGCTATTACGCAAAGACGCATATATTATTCAGCAGCCACTGTCCTTACTAAAACATGAGGATAGAGTCATAGACTTTAGAATGTTATTGGTTAAGGACCAGAACGGCAAGTGGGAAGATTTTAATCTTATTACCCGCTTTGGCAAAAGTGGCAGCTATGTGAGCAATATTTCCGATGGGGGTAGTGCTGAGTTAGCTATGAGTACCTTTACAGGAATTTTCAGTTTATCTGCCGAGAGGGCCTATAAATTCCGCCAGGAGATAGCTCAAGTTTGTATCGATGCCGCGTTGAACCTGGAGAAATGTGGCATCCACGTAGGAAATCTAGGTATCGACGTGGCCATCGATCAGGATTTTAAGATTTGGATCATAGAAATCAACAATAAAGATCCCAACCACACTATCTCCATTGATGCCAACGACCGGCAAACTTTTTACCAGATCAAGAAAGCTAATATGCTTTATGCCAAGTTTCTGGCGGGCTTTGGAGAGGAGCAAGTATGA
- a CDS encoding YheC/YheD family endospore coat-associated protein — MKIVSQSKLKRTQIMLSPDVFKESDVLPRKVIFHFGQWKKEVNIVLEPTLAPYQIGLSEHLLQEYTLPDCYDYDMQWDGRNLKIGPVIAFLTIHSTEKLEQKLDIFEGYFAAYPHFQGLIYICAIDGIDTKEKKIDGFYYDPTHGAENKWKKGTFPYPGAMYRKTGFSARLYDQIINELGDKLFNTYFFNKWELWAWLSPNEDCEKYLPHTRRVTGFQDIKEMLDLYGEVYLKKVNSHKAKGIIKVVRTGTEYSFIYRLRGTKKYTDPEQIEHFINEINQKKDYLVQQAIPVKTHEERHFDFRVIMQKNRLGKWVCSGNIARFGKKDSIATNFLLAGYALSGNEALKTVFKYNERDAFIKEQEIIQACTLICEKLDLCCGNYGDLGVDVIVDENQKVWVLEVNKLQDHKYPVYALNDEQMYYKVTTTLFEYAAFLAGF, encoded by the coding sequence ATGAAGATAGTTAGTCAAAGCAAGTTGAAGAGAACGCAAATTATGTTGTCACCCGATGTTTTCAAGGAATCTGATGTGCTGCCAAGAAAAGTGATTTTTCACTTCGGACAGTGGAAGAAAGAAGTAAATATTGTTCTGGAACCTACACTAGCACCTTACCAGATTGGCCTGTCAGAGCATCTGCTGCAAGAATATACTCTGCCGGATTGTTATGATTATGACATGCAGTGGGATGGCAGAAATCTTAAAATAGGACCGGTGATAGCTTTTTTAACGATTCACAGTACGGAGAAGCTGGAGCAAAAATTAGACATTTTTGAAGGTTACTTTGCAGCCTACCCACACTTTCAGGGACTGATTTATATTTGTGCCATAGACGGAATCGATACCAAAGAAAAAAAGATAGATGGTTTTTACTATGACCCAACTCATGGTGCTGAGAACAAGTGGAAGAAAGGCACTTTTCCATATCCCGGTGCCATGTATCGCAAGACAGGGTTTAGTGCCCGGCTCTATGATCAGATTATTAATGAACTGGGAGATAAGCTGTTTAATACCTACTTCTTCAATAAGTGGGAATTGTGGGCCTGGCTATCACCTAATGAAGATTGTGAGAAATATTTGCCCCATACCAGGAGGGTTACAGGCTTTCAAGACATCAAGGAAATGTTGGATTTGTACGGTGAGGTATATTTAAAGAAAGTAAATAGTCATAAAGCAAAAGGAATTATTAAGGTAGTACGGACAGGGACTGAATATAGTTTTATCTATCGACTTAGAGGAACAAAAAAATATACCGACCCTGAACAAATTGAGCATTTTATCAATGAAATCAACCAGAAAAAAGATTACCTTGTACAGCAGGCCATTCCCGTTAAAACTCACGAAGAGCGACACTTTGATTTTAGAGTGATTATGCAAAAAAACAGGTTGGGAAAGTGGGTTTGTAGTGGTAATATCGCCAGGTTCGGAAAAAAGGACAGCATAGCCACAAACTTTTTGTTAGCAGGATATGCTCTTTCAGGTAATGAAGCACTAAAAACTGTGTTCAAATATAATGAGAGAGACGCTTTTATAAAAGAGCAGGAAATAATTCAGGCTTGTACCCTCATCTGTGAAAAGCTGGATCTTTGCTGTGGTAACTATGGTGATCTGGGGGTAGACGTTATTGTTGACGAAAATCAAAAAGTGTGGGTTTTAGAGGTAAATAAGCTCCAAGATCATAAATACCCTGTTTATGCCCTAAATGATGAACAGATGTATTATAAAGTGACAACCACACTCTTTGAATATGCCGCTTTTTTAGCAGGGTTTTAA
- a CDS encoding DUF2062 domain-containing protein, with protein sequence MAQKKTSRWEKIKKRFYDIIQKQIKQDKPQKVALGCSLGVGINFFPTMGFGFVFAYLLAVLFRVNRTSATGTSIITGPVIPFMYALNLVIGGLILSPIAGSENIGEFIIDQYTTILQLGNLQDRISSALEFFGSTFMVGALVNASVFGFAFYLLVSNKLKNM encoded by the coding sequence TTGGCCCAAAAGAAAACTTCTCGCTGGGAAAAAATTAAAAAGCGGTTTTATGACATAATACAGAAACAGATTAAGCAGGACAAGCCTCAAAAAGTTGCCCTGGGGTGTTCTCTGGGCGTAGGGATAAACTTTTTTCCTACTATGGGGTTTGGCTTCGTTTTTGCTTATTTGCTTGCGGTTCTTTTCAGAGTAAATCGTACCAGTGCAACTGGTACCAGCATTATCACCGGGCCTGTAATTCCTTTTATGTATGCTTTAAACCTGGTGATTGGAGGATTAATCCTGTCTCCAATTGCAGGGAGTGAAAACATAGGGGAGTTTATCATCGATCAGTACACCACTATTTTGCAGTTGGGCAATCTTCAGGATAGAATATCAAGCGCCTTAGAGTTTTTCGGCTCTACTTTCATGGTCGGAGCTCTTGTTAACGCTTCTGTTTTTGGCTTTGCATTTTATCTTCTGGTCAGCAATAAGTTGAAAAATATGTAA
- a CDS encoding CBS domain-containing protein, with protein sequence MTQTIGQIMTKNVVSVSSQQTVQEAAQLMKQHNIGVIPVVDNGQLKGIVTDRDITIRSTAGGVNANTPVSQCMSTDVKFATSNMDVHEVANLMSQHQIRRLPVVENNQLVGMVAIGDLAEESIYKNEAGEALSNISTPAKPEQLEQ encoded by the coding sequence TTGACTCAAACTATAGGTCAAATCATGACTAAAAATGTTGTTTCCGTTTCTTCTCAGCAAACTGTGCAGGAAGCTGCTCAATTAATGAAACAGCACAATATTGGCGTTATTCCTGTTGTGGATAATGGGCAGCTAAAAGGGATTGTTACCGACCGTGACATCACCATCCGGTCCACAGCCGGTGGAGTAAATGCAAATACACCGGTGTCTCAATGTATGTCCACCGATGTAAAGTTTGCAACTTCCAACATGGATGTTCACGAAGTGGCAAACTTAATGTCCCAGCATCAGATTCGCCGTTTACCGGTAGTTGAGAACAACCAGCTGGTAGGCATGGTGGCAATAGGCGACCTGGCCGAAGAAAGTATTTACAAAAACGAAGCCGGAGAAGCATTAAGTAATATCTCCACTCCGGCTAAGCCGGAGCAGCTGGAGCAATAG
- a CDS encoding DUF1540 domain-containing protein, with product MTDKKIMCEVKDCNYWQDMNCTAEQVKVAKNGTEDCGPDMTFCGTFKSDKC from the coding sequence ATGACTGACAAAAAAATTATGTGCGAAGTCAAGGATTGTAATTATTGGCAGGACATGAACTGTACTGCTGAACAGGTAAAGGTGGCCAAGAACGGAACCGAAGACTGTGGTCCTGACATGACCTTCTGTGGAACATTCAAGTCCGACAAATGTTAA
- a CDS encoding (Fe-S)-binding protein has protein sequence MKQVFAPGCALVLYKPELAKKALRYIYETLGDTPEHLICCRHASNLEPGTTVINTCPGCQSRYKKEHGGISTISLWEILAESKTFPFPDYKGAKMTIHDACSTRAEKKTHSIIRKLLQKMNIETIEPEKTAINSICCGDSFYGSLPIDKVKEQMKKRANEMPAENVVVYCVSCINAMQIGGKMPRHIIDLLFGQETVAESYEPAVWHDKLQKYIDKH, from the coding sequence ATGAAGCAAGTTTTTGCCCCCGGCTGTGCTCTTGTACTTTATAAGCCTGAGCTTGCCAAAAAAGCATTAAGATATATATATGAAACTCTGGGAGACACCCCTGAACACCTGATTTGTTGCAGACATGCCTCTAATCTGGAACCCGGCACCACGGTTATTAACACATGCCCGGGTTGTCAAAGCAGATATAAGAAAGAGCATGGCGGCATTTCCACCATCTCATTATGGGAAATCCTGGCGGAGAGCAAAACATTTCCATTCCCTGATTATAAAGGGGCAAAAATGACTATTCACGATGCCTGTTCTACCCGAGCTGAGAAGAAAACCCATTCTATCATTAGAAAGCTCTTGCAAAAGATGAACATTGAGACTATAGAACCTGAAAAAACAGCTATTAATTCTATTTGCTGTGGAGATAGTTTTTATGGTTCTTTGCCTATTGATAAGGTCAAAGAACAAATGAAAAAACGCGCCAACGAAATGCCTGCTGAAAATGTGGTAGTTTATTGCGTATCCTGCATCAACGCAATGCAGATTGGCGGCAAAATGCCACGGCATATTATTGATTTGCTCTTTGGACAGGAAACTGTTGCAGAAAGCTATGAACCTGCTGTCTGGCATGACAAATTACAGAAATACATTGACAAGCATTGA
- a CDS encoding protein adenylyltransferase SelO — translation MTQEKAGWNFDNSFARLSESLFSILNPIPVPSPKLIILNKELAKALGLNAVELQKDEGIAVFAGNRIPEGALPLAQAYAGHQFGHFTMLGDGRAILLGEQITPAGERFDIQLKGSGRTPYSRLGDGRATLGPMLREYIISEAMHGLGIPTTRSLAVVTTGEPVSRETELPGAILTRVASSHLRVGTFQYVSEWGSTEDLRSLADYTLQRHFPGYDDAPNRYLFLLQEVVKRQASLIAKWQLAGFIHGVMNTDNMALSGETIDYGPCAFMDTYDPATVFSSIDAHGRYAYGNQPSIGGWNLARFAETLLPLLHENQDRAVKLAQEVVSGYSELYRCNWLAGMRAKLGIFNEEQGDESLIEELLDLMEKYGADYTNTFRALTLDVFEDTDLYDSTEFAEWRKLWQARLERQEDSKESSRQLMRKSNPAIIPRNHRVEEALQAAVQKEDYSVMERLLAVLSNPYAHSPQQAEYTTLPEPSGRPYRTFCGT, via the coding sequence ATGACACAAGAAAAAGCAGGATGGAATTTTGATAACAGCTTTGCCCGGCTGTCGGAATCATTATTTTCCATCCTTAACCCAATCCCTGTACCCTCACCAAAACTTATTATCCTTAATAAAGAGCTGGCAAAAGCTTTGGGGTTGAATGCTGTGGAGCTGCAAAAAGATGAGGGCATAGCGGTTTTTGCGGGAAATCGCATTCCTGAAGGAGCTTTGCCTCTTGCCCAGGCCTATGCTGGTCACCAATTCGGCCATTTTACCATGTTAGGAGATGGTCGTGCTATTTTGCTTGGTGAGCAAATTACCCCTGCAGGAGAACGGTTCGATATCCAGCTTAAGGGTTCAGGCAGAACACCATACTCCCGCTTGGGAGATGGTCGTGCGACTCTGGGACCGATGCTGCGCGAATATATCATCAGCGAAGCAATGCACGGGCTTGGTATTCCTACAACCCGCAGCCTGGCGGTGGTGACCACCGGAGAGCCGGTATCCCGCGAAACAGAGCTGCCCGGTGCAATTCTGACCCGTGTGGCTTCCAGCCATCTCCGTGTTGGTACCTTTCAATACGTTTCAGAATGGGGTTCTACTGAAGATCTCCGGTCTCTGGCTGATTATACGTTGCAGAGGCACTTTCCCGGTTATGATGATGCCCCTAATCGCTATCTGTTTTTACTTCAGGAAGTGGTGAAACGTCAGGCTTCTCTGATTGCTAAATGGCAGTTGGCCGGCTTTATTCACGGAGTAATGAACACCGACAATATGGCTCTTAGTGGTGAAACCATTGATTATGGGCCCTGCGCCTTCATGGATACTTATGACCCGGCAACTGTGTTCAGTTCCATTGACGCCCACGGCCGCTATGCTTATGGTAATCAACCCAGTATTGGCGGGTGGAATCTGGCCAGGTTTGCGGAAACTCTGTTGCCGCTTTTGCATGAGAACCAGGACCGGGCCGTCAAACTGGCCCAGGAAGTTGTTTCAGGTTATTCTGAGTTATATCGTTGCAATTGGCTGGCGGGAATGAGAGCGAAACTGGGAATATTCAATGAAGAGCAGGGTGATGAATCCCTGATTGAAGAGCTACTCGATTTAATGGAGAAGTATGGTGCCGACTATACAAATACCTTCCGGGCTTTAACCTTAGATGTGTTTGAGGATACGGATTTGTATGACAGCACAGAATTTGCAGAGTGGCGCAAGCTATGGCAGGCCAGACTGGAAAGGCAGGAGGATTCAAAAGAATCCTCCCGGCAATTGATGCGAAAGTCCAATCCGGCCATAATCCCCCGTAACCATCGGGTTGAAGAAGCTCTGCAGGCAGCAGTTCAGAAAGAGGATTATAGCGTCATGGAGAGACTATTGGCTGTTTTGTCAAACCCCTATGCCCACTCCCCTCAACAGGCTGAGTACACAACACTGCCTGAACCTTCAGGACGTCCATACCGAACATTTTGCGGGACCTGA
- a CDS encoding PrkA family serine protein kinase, with the protein MTQLEDLINKDRQERKKEMFEGTLLDYLALLQADKSLCMLAHQRMHELIVNRGVEVVNTEDHPRLRRIYGHTVLKKYNFFKDEFFGIDKTLMKIVSYFHAAAMRGEEARQVLYLVGPVGAGKSSIMEALKKALEISPPIYALKGCPMREEPLHLIPKHLRAEFEELLQVQIEGDLCPVCRYRLKEEYNNEYEHFPVETVDFSIRSRKGVGVVPPVDPNNQDTSVLIGSVDISKIDLYSEDDPRVLSLNGAFNVGNRGIVEFIEVFKNEVEYLHTMITATQEKSVPAPGKGSMIYFDGIILAHSNEAEWNKFKADHTNEAILDRIVKIEVPYCLELNEEIKIYNKIINKSQFKTHIAPHTIQVASMFAILTRLTPSPKVDPLTKLKIYNGEEIVEKGATKKVDILELREEAQREGMSGISTRFIMKALDSAMTESEHGCINPISVLETLVKSVKELTIGDADKKRYLNFLQDTIKKEYHNILEKEVTKAFIHGYREQAEELFNNYLDHAEAYVNKTKIKDSNTGEELEPDESFMRSIEEQINITQSAAGGFRQDITSYMFFVMRGGGKIDYESYEPLKEAIEKKLTTSVKELSRVITRSKVRDKEQNVKYGAMVEEMKKNGYCEHCCNVILKYAANNLWKD; encoded by the coding sequence ATGACACAGCTTGAAGACCTCATTAATAAAGACCGGCAGGAAAGAAAGAAAGAAATGTTTGAAGGGACGCTTCTGGATTACCTGGCGCTTCTCCAGGCCGATAAGTCCCTTTGTATGCTGGCACATCAGCGGATGCATGAATTGATTGTCAATCGGGGGGTAGAGGTTGTTAACACGGAAGACCATCCCCGGCTAAGAAGAATCTATGGCCACACAGTACTGAAGAAGTACAATTTCTTTAAAGATGAGTTTTTTGGTATCGATAAAACATTGATGAAAATCGTCAGTTATTTTCATGCTGCGGCAATGAGAGGAGAGGAAGCACGTCAGGTCCTCTATCTGGTGGGTCCTGTAGGGGCTGGGAAATCTTCCATTATGGAGGCCTTAAAGAAAGCTTTGGAGATAAGCCCGCCCATTTATGCCCTTAAGGGATGTCCCATGAGGGAAGAACCACTCCATTTAATACCCAAACATCTGCGAGCGGAATTTGAAGAGCTTTTACAAGTACAAATAGAAGGCGATTTATGCCCGGTATGCAGGTATCGACTAAAAGAGGAATACAATAACGAATACGAACATTTTCCTGTAGAAACGGTAGATTTCAGCATCCGTTCCAGAAAAGGAGTAGGAGTTGTCCCCCCCGTTGATCCCAATAACCAGGACACCTCTGTTTTAATCGGCTCGGTAGATATATCCAAGATAGATTTATATTCTGAAGATGACCCCAGAGTGTTATCTTTAAATGGCGCTTTTAATGTGGGCAACAGAGGGATTGTGGAATTTATTGAGGTCTTTAAGAATGAAGTGGAATATCTTCACACAATGATTACCGCCACACAGGAGAAGTCTGTCCCTGCTCCAGGCAAGGGCTCCATGATCTATTTTGACGGTATTATTCTGGCCCACTCCAATGAGGCGGAATGGAACAAGTTTAAAGCTGACCATACCAACGAGGCTATACTGGACAGAATCGTTAAAATAGAAGTGCCCTACTGTTTGGAGCTAAATGAAGAAATAAAAATCTACAATAAAATTATCAACAAGAGTCAGTTTAAAACACATATTGCCCCGCATACCATTCAAGTTGCTTCTATGTTTGCAATCCTTACCCGCCTGACGCCTTCACCTAAAGTCGATCCTTTAACAAAACTGAAGATCTACAACGGAGAAGAAATTGTTGAGAAGGGCGCAACAAAAAAAGTTGATATTTTAGAATTACGTGAGGAAGCACAACGTGAAGGGATGTCCGGCATCTCCACCCGTTTTATTATGAAAGCGCTGGATTCTGCCATGACTGAATCCGAGCATGGTTGCATCAATCCCATCTCTGTCTTAGAGACCCTTGTTAAATCGGTTAAAGAACTAACCATTGGGGATGCGGATAAGAAAAGGTATCTGAATTTTTTACAGGATACAATTAAAAAAGAATACCATAATATTCTGGAAAAAGAAGTAACCAAGGCCTTTATCCATGGATACAGGGAACAGGCGGAAGAGTTATTTAACAATTATCTGGATCATGCCGAAGCCTATGTAAACAAAACAAAAATCAAAGACAGTAATACCGGTGAGGAACTGGAACCCGATGAGTCGTTTATGAGGTCCATCGAAGAACAGATTAATATCACCCAGTCTGCTGCCGGCGGTTTTCGTCAGGACATAACATCCTATATGTTTTTTGTAATGCGCGGCGGCGGGAAAATAGATTATGAAAGCTATGAGCCTCTAAAAGAAGCCATCGAGAAAAAGTTAACCACATCTGTTAAGGAATTGAGCCGTGTAATAACCCGCTCCAAAGTAAGGGATAAGGAGCAGAATGTAAAGTACGGCGCAATGGTGGAAGAAATGAAAAAGAACGGTTACTGCGAACATTGCTGTAATGTAATTCTGAAATATGCTGCCAATAATCTGTGGAAGGATTAA
- the yhbH gene encoding sporulation protein YhbH codes for MAIFREFDNRGRDRSGEDRRRHQELVEDAIKRNIKDIVAEESIIGQSKNKKIKIPIRGLKEYQFIYGRNKPGVGTGKGDEKRGDKIGQDQVDEGQGHGEAGNSEGEDIYETEITIEELMNYLFEDLDLPFMERKKFSELESEKIFKKLGYQRKGIPPRLAKKRSVIEKIKRKKASQRGKPKPSVPEPEEETERFPFKEDDLRYYRLRPEIRRESNAVVICIMDTSGSMYSTKKYLARSFYFLLYQFIRTKYVNVEIVFVAHTTVGKEVSEDDFFHKGESGGTYISSGYEKALEIIEERYDPSIWNIYAFHCSDGDNWQEDDAKAVEMAKKLCSICNLFGYGEIMQRFSTIKTQFATKIDYPNFTIVTMSKKEDIIPALRKLLAKERALME; via the coding sequence ATGGCCATTTTCAGAGAGTTTGACAACAGGGGGCGGGACCGCTCTGGAGAAGACAGAAGAAGGCATCAGGAACTGGTGGAAGATGCCATTAAGCGCAATATTAAAGATATTGTTGCCGAGGAGAGCATCATCGGCCAAAGCAAAAACAAAAAAATTAAGATTCCCATTCGCGGCCTAAAAGAATACCAATTTATCTACGGGAGAAACAAACCCGGTGTAGGGACGGGAAAAGGCGATGAAAAAAGGGGCGATAAGATAGGTCAGGATCAGGTGGATGAGGGCCAGGGCCACGGCGAAGCAGGTAATTCCGAAGGTGAGGATATCTACGAAACAGAAATTACCATCGAGGAACTGATGAATTACCTGTTTGAGGATTTGGATCTGCCTTTTATGGAGAGAAAGAAATTCAGTGAACTTGAATCGGAAAAAATATTCAAGAAGCTGGGTTATCAGAGAAAGGGGATTCCCCCGCGACTGGCCAAAAAGAGGTCGGTCATTGAGAAGATAAAAAGAAAGAAGGCATCGCAAAGGGGTAAGCCTAAACCTTCAGTGCCGGAACCTGAGGAAGAAACGGAGCGTTTTCCCTTTAAAGAAGACGATTTAAGATACTATCGACTACGCCCGGAAATACGACGGGAGTCAAACGCAGTGGTGATCTGTATCATGGATACTTCCGGCTCCATGTACAGTACAAAAAAGTATTTGGCCCGCAGCTTTTATTTTCTTCTTTATCAGTTTATAAGAACCAAGTATGTTAATGTTGAGATCGTCTTTGTTGCCCATACAACGGTTGGCAAGGAAGTTTCAGAAGATGATTTCTTCCATAAAGGGGAATCGGGCGGAACGTACATAAGCAGCGGTTATGAAAAAGCTCTGGAAATAATTGAAGAAAGATACGACCCGTCCATCTGGAACATTTATGCTTTCCATTGCAGTGACGGTGATAATTGGCAGGAAGATGATGCCAAGGCAGTGGAGATGGCCAAAAAACTGTGTAGCATCTGTAATCTGTTTGGTTATGGAGAGATTATGCAGCGCTTCAGTACGATAAAAACGCAGTTTGCTACTAAAATAGATTATCCCAACTTTACGATTGTTACCATGTCAAAGAAGGAGGATATTATTCCTGCGCTTCGCAAGTTATTAGCCAAAGAGCGAGCGCTAATGGAGTAA
- a CDS encoding SpoVR family protein, whose translation MGEYTLQQLEQWNDKIEAIARQEGLDYYEQEFEICSYEDMLCYEAYVGMPAHYSHWSYGKVYEKKKTLYRYNLVGLPYEMVINSNPCIAYLMKDNTLLLQILTIAHVYGHNDFFKNNRLFAQGTRAEITVEMFKNHADRIRSYIQDPSIGYEKVERILDAAHALRFQISRVVGEKPLSDAEKKDRMLQQYYEDIKINSPLEQKKEISYPDMNRIPLQPTDDLVQFLIDYGRLEDWEKDILQIVRKETNYFIPQIETKIMNEGWASFWHYRILNQLELPQQLHIEFLNRHNQVIRPFYGSLNPYYVGFKIFEDIEKRYGRDKIFEVRGMERDASFIRKYLTEEICRELNLFEYAKKGSFYIIEEIADDKGWKSIRDTIANSVGMSSMPSIQVVEMSQRDRTLKLNHDFDGRELELRYAYETLKHLATLWDGKIQLTTIINNAEKVIVCDENKKVTMTGVLIT comes from the coding sequence ATGGGAGAATATACCCTTCAACAACTGGAGCAATGGAATGATAAGATTGAAGCTATTGCCCGCCAAGAGGGCCTGGATTATTATGAGCAGGAATTTGAAATCTGCAGCTATGAGGATATGCTTTGTTATGAAGCTTACGTAGGTATGCCGGCCCATTATTCGCATTGGAGCTACGGAAAAGTATATGAAAAAAAGAAAACACTCTACAGATATAATTTAGTTGGCTTGCCCTACGAAATGGTTATTAACTCAAATCCCTGCATCGCTTATCTTATGAAAGATAATACACTCCTTTTGCAAATTTTGACCATTGCCCATGTTTATGGACATAATGATTTTTTCAAAAATAACAGATTATTCGCCCAGGGTACCCGGGCTGAGATAACAGTGGAAATGTTTAAAAATCATGCCGACAGAATCAGGAGTTATATACAGGATCCCAGTATTGGCTATGAGAAGGTTGAACGTATTCTGGACGCTGCTCATGCATTAAGGTTTCAGATAAGCAGGGTGGTGGGGGAAAAACCTCTTTCAGATGCGGAAAAAAAAGACAGAATGCTCCAGCAGTACTATGAAGACATCAAAATAAACAGTCCGCTGGAGCAAAAAAAAGAAATTTCCTACCCCGATATGAACCGTATTCCGCTGCAACCAACCGATGATCTCGTCCAGTTTCTCATTGATTATGGCCGCCTGGAAGACTGGGAAAAGGATATTTTACAAATTGTAAGAAAAGAAACAAACTATTTCATTCCGCAAATCGAGACAAAAATTATGAATGAAGGCTGGGCAAGTTTCTGGCATTACAGGATTTTAAATCAATTGGAACTACCTCAACAGCTGCACATAGAATTTCTGAACCGGCATAACCAGGTTATCCGGCCTTTCTATGGTAGTCTTAATCCATACTACGTAGGCTTTAAAATATTTGAAGATATTGAAAAAAGATATGGGCGGGATAAAATTTTTGAAGTCCGTGGTATGGAGCGGGATGCATCCTTTATCCGCAAATATCTAACCGAAGAAATTTGCCGGGAACTGAATTTATTTGAGTACGCCAAAAAAGGAAGCTTCTATATTATTGAGGAAATTGCTGACGATAAAGGATGGAAATCCATTAGAGATACCATTGCCAATAGTGTGGGGATGTCTTCAATGCCCTCTATTCAGGTTGTGGAAATGTCGCAGCGGGACCGCACCCTGAAATTGAATCATGATTTTGACGGCAGGGAATTGGAACTAAGATACGCCTATGAAACCTTAAAACACCTTGCTACCCTGTGGGATGGCAAAATACAATTGACAACTATTATAAACAATGCAGAGAAAGTGATAGTGTGTGACGAAAATAAAAAAGTCACCATGACCGGTGTGCTGATAACTTAA